From one Mya arenaria isolate MELC-2E11 chromosome 4, ASM2691426v1 genomic stretch:
- the LOC128232516 gene encoding tetraspanin-4-like: MGSGSGQKSKGAAFHAVKYTFIGFNVLIWLLGFGVLTVGIWMHLNQAPYSSLLPNSSFLGATVITICAGALLFIVGFTGCCGAILESQCMLITYFTFVLVIFGLEVAATSVCLTHKTEIEGYLREEVMLSLYRDYKQELVGTPTGGVVAVVDNIQTNFECCGVDNHTDWYNLPEWPLKDNVPTSCCVHQYEGCGEAGSQAVLYSKGCLEEVRYWLLKNMYTLGMLALGLAVLQVLTMTAAVAMFCCLRKTSPHF, from the exons ATGGGTTCAGGCAGTGGACAAAAGAGTAAAGGGGCGGCATTCCATGCTGTCAAATACACATTCATAGGattcaatgttttgatttgg CTACTTGGCTTTGGGGTGCTGACAGTGGGTATATGGATGCACTTAAACCAGGCCCCTTACTCGAGTTTATTGCCCAACTCTTCATTTCTTGGGGCCACAGTGATCACCATCTGTGCTGGAGCCCTTCTCTTCATTGTCGGCTTCACAGGCTGCTGTGGGGCCATTCTTGAGTCACAGTGCATGCTTATAACG TATTTCACCTTTGTGTTGGTGATATTTGGTCTTGAAGTAGCAGCCACATCGGTATGCCTTACACATAAGACTGAG ATAGAAGGATACCTGCGTGAGGAAGTGATGTTAAGTCTATATCGAGATTACAAACAGGAGCTGGTGGGGACTCCAACTGGAGGAGTTGTGGCTGTTGTGGACAACATTCAGACAAat TTTGAATGCTGTGGTGTGGACAATCACACAGACTGGTACAATCTGCCCGAGTGGCCTCTGAAAGACAATGTGCCAACCTCTTGCTGTGTTCATCAATACGAGGGTTGTGGGGAAGCAGGCAGTCAGGCAGTCCTATACTCTAAG GGTTGTCTGGAAGAAGTACGTTACTGGCTCTTGAAGAACATGTACACTTTAGGAATGCTGGCTTTAGGGCTGGCTGTTTTACAG GTGTTGACAATGACTGCTGCTGTGGCCATGTTCTGCTGTCTCAGGAAAACCTCGCCACATTTCTGA